CCTTCCATCCAGCTTTGAGGTATTCAAGAACTAACTCTGTGAGCCTGTCGGACGAGAAGCAGGGCTTCATGCACCAGTGTTGGTCGAGGAAGTCCTTGCATCCACACTTGCTCGCAATCCAAACCTTGTTTCTGTTGTTTTTCTCGTGGGCAAAGTATCCCATGAGGTTATACTGAGCGACCATCCCTGGCCTCTTTTCCTTCTCCCCGACGTAAAAAGAGAAGCTTTTTTTCCCTCTTTTGGACGCAACGTAACCATCAAAACAAAGGGAATAGAACTCTAGCACAGCGGTGCAGCAGAACAGAGCGTATGTGATCTTGACATCGGTACCACTGTAAGCTTCTCTGTGACTATGGTGGAAGAGACCGATGGCTGCCCAGGGTAGCACCATACGTGAATCCTCTATCCTACCGCGATTAAAGATTGATGATAACTTCCCCGAGCTAGGTTCCTTTAGTTTGGTGTAAAGAAAGATGAAGGCAGTAGCTAGTTCTTGTCGCACGGAGTCATACACCTTTTCCGCTCCCTTTTTGCCGCTACTAGTGCTAATAAGCACCCAAAAACATTTGAAGATACTAAGCCGAAGAGGATACGGAGAAGGAAGGTCCACAAATAGCCGACGTGCCTCACCGTGCAGTATCATGTTGACATTTTGTTCCTTTTCTCTCCGTTGCCGACGATCCTCTTGGGATAACTTCACCGTGTCAGTTCCATCTTTTTGCTCTCCGATAAAGGCCACCGCTCCTTTCACAAACTGATGATGCTCCAACGTCTCACATGCATCATTTTGTTTTCCTGTCCATTATTATTATTAGGATACTACTATAAGCCAACATACGTGAATACGGCCGGAGATGAATACGTACCATGCAGCGCATCCCCTCCAACCTCCTTTTGTTCTTGGGCAGAGACCATTATTCCCGCTCGTCCTTGTCTTTGCAACACGTACTCCTCGAGGCGTTTCATCTCTTCTGTTGTGCTCTGAGCAGAAGGGGAGCTGACGAGGCTTTTAAAGCTGGCCCTCTTGAGAGCCAATGGCTTGGCGAAGCATTTGAGGACCCCAGGGACGAACAAAACGATTGCTGCCTGCAGCAGCCTCTTGTCACCGCCTGACCACGGCCAGGATTTGCAGAAGATGTAGATGGCCACCGTGACCTGAGACACCGCAGTGAGCAAGTGCCGGCTCCACAGCTCGTTGTCCTCGATGTTGTAGGCGGTCATGCCGTCATGTCCGCCGAGATGAATGAGGAGGATGGGAGCCCAGACCACCTCCAGCGTGCTCTTGCTTCCACACTCTTGATACCTGTGGCGGTTGAAGAGCGTGGCAAGAGCATATATCGCGATGGCATCGCCGCCAAGGTATGCCAACCACATTAAGAACCTGAACCACCCTGGAATGGCCCGGACACGCAGATAGGTAAAGATTAAAAGAAGGAATTGGATGACAAGGCTACTGAGGACGAGGACTCGCATCTGCGACTCCTCCCACCAGTGCACAGCACTCGCGAGACCACCCatctctctcctccctctctctctctctctctcacagagAAAACACACGGGGGATGCGAGAGATGGAGAAGTGATAGATCCAGTAGAGGCTCACccactgatatatatatatatatatatatatatatatatatatatatatatatatatatatatatatatatatatatatatatatatatatatacttcaattatcatcctttactgttgcctggacagctggacagagaataattatcctggctacagtagagtgactgtatattccttttgcgctgtcctccatcgcgcacagatagtatccttctggatatattctttggtatggtcttccacgcccaGAGCCTGGTTATTAAAATTTATACAGCAGGGGTACCTTCTAACGAGAAGCGAACTCGGAACtcaaaattcgaattttaaaattctcgagttactattcacagcactattcaaattcagatttactattcaaattcgcggctactattcaaattcgcgttcactattcaaattcgggaTATGAACAGTGCCCGAGCACTCACCGGGAGTGGCTCAACCACTTCACTATTCAAGGCAAGCGTCGCTTTCACGAGCAAATATTTTATGCACGCTGGATGAGCGAGCGCGCGATTAGTGAATATAAaattgatatgtcgctttcgcgattagctaatctggtgcttagtgaatatgcttTATGCGGAATATTTCTAAGGATCttctgcaggctggcgagaccaaaagttcagccggtcgtgcgtactatgcttgtgacagtcctactcgatactcaccgtatgcatcactaacttgcttcagaactagactaacccggtctactccctcgctatccccagccacgaacacataggactcaggctctatcgtctccccaggcagttccacccaaggggaacacttctctgcgcacacagggttctctacaaacgccgctatcagggctaacacgagaacaacacacgcagaggtttctcctctagggtccctagcatagagacgtcGCCCCATATaaacgagcttaaaggaaggcagggattcaaacggaaaagcttaattcattttcacagagcaagcttacatacggctttccctttcgggaaaccccaagcacttagcacaaaccttagggattaccttacaagctcaggatgatcacggggacctcctttattctctaatttacaaagtggagtaatacaacggtagtggagtattactattcgtggtggatgattctcagagagcttctgagatcatgtcttcatgtgtatgtgtgtgggtggagagttggtggagtgggtggtggatgagagtggGTGTCTGAGGCTTCGGTGGTTGTCTTCCGCTTGAGCATTCGATGATGGTCTGGTATTCGATGATCCATGAATGAGCCCGGCGTCTTGTTTTATAGCACGGAGGGAGTGTCCTTCATTCTTATCGTCTGAAGGAGCAAGCCTTATCGTCAGACAAAGCCTTCGAGGCGAAGTCATCGTCTGAGGTGCCTTCATGATTAAGGAAGCGGTCGacgtcttcaattatcatcctttactgttgcctggacagctggacagagaataattgtcctggctacagtagagtgactgtatattccttttgcgctgtcctccatcgcgcacagatagtatccttctggatatattctttggtatggtcttccacgcccgaatgattgatgttgcaaacatcaaatcaaggataggCATGCGGTATTAACTCCATGGCATGTATTATTATCTCTTCCCCCGGATAAATTGTTGATAAACCTTATCAACATAAGGAGTATATTTCTTGTATGAATATATTAatattgaactgagtctataTTGATTCTTCAATATTTTCTTCTCGTTGTCCATTTCTTTAGGTTGCCATATTTCATACCAGGACAACAACTCACGATATTCTTTTCATCATATTGAAATTTAATATTCTGGTCTTTGTCCATGAccacggatatccaacatctcatcatcattatcatcgtcATCAGATATCTGTATATTCATTTTTGAGTCGTAGTCTTTCTTAATATTTTCTTCATAGTCTTTCcttatattttcaaatttttcatTTATTTCATGTCTTACTTCTTGTAAGACTTCTTCTTTTATATCTTTCTTCAATAAAGAAATTCTTGCTTCAagtctttcttttatttttttctcaagaacttcttcattcAATGATTCTGTGTCTCTTTTCACAACATCTTTATATGTGGATACCCTTGAAGATCCTTCTTCTCTTATATTAACACCTGGCAAATTTATCTTCACATCTTTTGCCCTTTTATATTTTTTGAATATAATCTTTTGCTGCTGGTTCTATGAAATAATTTACTCCCAAAATGCTTCTTGCATATGAGAGAGCTTGATCAATATCTGAATATTTTTTCCATGATACACCTCCATCATTTTCTCTTTCTACCTGTTGAGCTATAATTGATTCGAATGTTACATATATTCCTGGTGTCTTTCccctatatataacatatatTGGTCTTTTCTCTATATTGACAGATGATTCTTTCGGTTGTATCTTTCCATTGATCATATGAAAATATTCAGCCAAACTATTTAATATTGCTAGCATATATCCTTTATCTTCTCTTTTATTATTATATTGGAACCAGAAATTGtctagaatgcattcttgtatatcATCTAGAACAATATGGTCTCTAGGTTTGAATTTATAAATATTAGGCGGAAATATTCTTAACTTATTATCAGTTCCGAAATTGAAACATTCACCCCCAATAGGGCTTGTTCCTTTCTTCATTCCTGCAAAATAGAAGCTCATGAAAATATATCAGGCAATGTATTATCTTTGCCTTTTATATGTTCAAATATTACTTTATATCCGTTTCCAGTAATAATATCTTCAAATAGAACCCATCTCCTAGTTGAACTTTTCTTACTATTGACTTTATTGTAGTATCTGCATATAGCTTCACAGTCTGTCCTAGCTGTGAACTCTTTAAATCCTAGATATAGTCTAAAAGCATTTATTGCATTTATAACAGCCAAAATTTCTCTATCCgtattgtttattgcttttaACTTGTATTTTCCTGAAGCATACCTACATATTTGTTCTTCTAACTTTGGAGAATATTTGTGTGGTTTTGCTTTAATATTGCACCCCATCCTAACTTAGATGCATCTGTTTCTATAATGAAATAGTTATCATCTAAAGGTAACTCTAGGGGTTTTAAACCTTTGACCTTTTCTTTAATAGTTCTTACAAATTTTATATCTTCGGAATTAAAATGTTTTTGCCCATTTTTTCTTAGTTTTGCATATAATGGACCAGCTAACTTAGCTAAATTTTGAAtataatttctagcataattgactattcctaagaattgctgtagggttttcttatcattcatgacatctggaaattctaagattttctttgcaatatgatcttgTAAATAGATTTTTCCTTCTCCTATTTCATGACCTAAAAAGTTTATCTTTTCCTTACAtatctccattttccttttagACAATATTAACCCATGCTGTTCTACCTTTCTAAAGAAGGTTTCCAGATGAGCTATATGTTCTTTATAAGATTTTGAGAAAATTAATAAGTCATCAATATAAACTAATATaaattcttgattttcattaaaaatattttgcatttttctttgaaataaAGCAGGGGCATTTTTTAATCCTAAGGGCATTACTAGCCATTCAAAATGACCTTGGGGACAGGTGAAAGCAGTCCATTCTATTGATTCTTCTGCCATTTTTACTTGCCAAAACCCAGCTTTTAAATCAAATTTTGAGAAATATTTACTACCTTGTATTCTATTTATCCATTCTTACTTATTTGGAATATTATAAGCATCATCTATGGTATTATCATTTAGTCTTTTATAATTGATAACCATTCTTGACTTTCCTCTGGCTATTTCAGCATGATTTCTAACTATAAATGAAGCTGATCTATGAGGACttcggctatctcttatagcTCCTAATTTTAGTAATTCTTCAATATGCATCTTAAATTCTTCTATATCTTTAGGTGTTGCTTCTATAGGACTTGTCTTAATTATATGGTCGGGATTTATTATGTTAATTTTACATAATATACCATTCTTGTCCCAATGCTTCATTGGTATTTCTCCTATTATCTGAATATCTTCTAGTCTTGTTACAATTTTATCTATATTCTTTTTAGATTTTATATCTCTATACCAATTTGGGGCTAATG
The sequence above is drawn from the Miscanthus floridulus cultivar M001 chromosome 15, ASM1932011v1, whole genome shotgun sequence genome and encodes:
- the LOC136506916 gene encoding uncharacterized protein, whose amino-acid sequence is MGGLASAVHWWEESQMRVLVLSSLVIQFLLLIFTYLRVRAIPGWFRFLMWLAYLGGDAIAIYALATLFNRHRYQECGSKSTLEVVWAPILLIHLGGHDGMTAYNIEDNELWSRHLLTAVSQVTVAIYIFCKSWPWSGGDKRLLQAAIVLFVPGVLKCFAKPLALKRASFKSLVSSPSAQSTTEEMKRLEEYVLQRQGRAGIMVSAQEQKEVGGDALHEFYSLCFDGYVASKRGKKSFSFYVGEKEKRPGMVAQYNLMGYFAHEKNNRNKVWIASKCGCKDFLDQHWCMKPCFSSDRLTELVLEYLKAGWKEEIIHDPVSYRKFNDNRGQRALEGYEDELGWSIKGPFDESVLLWHIATDICFLSSPYSEHIKVCASAEVPSTRDILIEFLRFFISPLIPARTKKYQCSQGLECKAVQCMQMSNYMMYLLFVNPEMLLPGTRSNLFTTAYNELKDILGDNNLNPQRSCCGCCQQVLDKGLMETLRERDRSNDRENFIDKAWDLAQVLLNMSDDKMWKVIQGVWVEMLCFSASRCRGYLHAKALGSGGEFLSYVWLLMFYMGMETFSERLQREELPSREANNSGAPRTSNATISSTSMASVSIGLDHHLNKSYCM